The Rhinoraja longicauda isolate Sanriku21f chromosome 19, sRhiLon1.1, whole genome shotgun sequence genome includes a window with the following:
- the LOC144602712 gene encoding E3 ubiquitin-protein ligase TRIM39-like codes for MAFKDISDDFKQVSITLDVETAHPRLEVSEDRKGVRWTWIWGCHPDTWKRFTAPPCVLGSEGFTSGRHYWEVEVAGSQGWYLGVATESVERKRPVTLIPETGVWSIRRWGDEFDAFTSPPSRLPACPIPRRVGVYLSYESGTVSFYDADTKSHLHTFTENKFTEKLYPYFWPSAVNWLRICSGSAPGV; via the exons ATGGCATTCAAAGACatatctgatgacttcaagcaag tctccatcaccctggatgtggaaacagcacatccgcggctcgaggtgtctgaggatcggaagggGGTGAGATGGACCTGGATCTGGGGGTGTCACCCTGACACCTGGAAGAGGTTTACAGCCccgccgtgtgtgctgggatcggagggattcacatcggggagacattactgggaggtggaggtggcggggagtcaggGCTGGTATCTGGGAGTCgccacagagtctgtggagaggaagagaccggtcacactgatcccggagactggagtctggagcatcaggcgatggggtgacgagtttgatgcattcacctcccctccatcccgtctccccgcctgtCCCATCCccaggagggtgggagtttatctcagttacgagtccgggacagtttcattttacgatgcggacaccaagtcccatctccacaccttcactgagaataaattcacggagaaactttatccttactTCTGGCCTTCtgctgtaaactggctgaggatctgctccggttccgctccaggtgtgtaa
- the LOC144602535 gene encoding zinc-binding protein A33-like — MASKDQVESLTEEVVCPICLDFFTDPVSLECGHNFCRSCITQSWDVEGRNSCPECREGFTDRTFRVSWALARLAEKARTLSLNRAEKESKLHCEEHQEELKLFCETDKKLICVVCAAGREHKSHSFMPVKEAVENYKDQVKTSIQSLTKNKSGIQRMEQRQKQKIYGFLEHSHNLQSKITSQFAELHQILIDKEYHVLADIREEENKILNKMEKNLGEIQENLNSIQEELLKLEQQMDQKDSVVFLKGS, encoded by the exons atggcttcgaaagaccaggtcgagagtttaaccgaggaggtagtttgtcccatctgcctggatttcttcaccgatccggtgtcactggagtgtgggcacaacttctgccgctcctgtatcacacagagttgggacgtggaggggagaaactcctgcccggaatgtagagaggggtTTACAGATCGCACCTTCAGGGTTAgttgggccttggcgagactggctgagaaagctcgaacactgagcctgaatcgggcagagaaggaaagtaaactgcactgcgaggaacatcaggaagaactgaagctgttttgtgaaactgacaagaagctgatctgtgtggtttgtgcagctgggcgggaacacaagtctcacagcttcatgccggttaaagaagctgttgaaaactacaag GATCAGGTGAaaacttccatccagtctctcacaaaaaataaatctggGATCCAGCGAATGGAGCAGCGACAGAAACAGAAGATTTACGGatttctg gaacattcacacaaccttcagtccaagatcacatcccagtttgctgaactgcatcaGATTCTCATTGACAAAGAGTATcacgtactggcagatatccgggaggaagagaataaGATTCTAAAtaaaatggagaaaaatcttggagagattcaagagaatttaaattccattcaggaggaactcttaaAGTTGGagcaacagatggatcaaaaagacagtgtggtgtttctgaag GGATCATGA